The following proteins are co-located in the Candidatus Omnitrophota bacterium genome:
- a CDS encoding glycine--tRNA ligase, which produces MQQPEPKEPQSDMMDKIVSLCKRRGFIFQSSEIYGGLAATWDYGPLGAELKRNLKEAWWRSNVYERDDIDGLDCAILMRPETWMASGHVSNFEDTLVDCKSCRKRFKVEHVTGKKCPECDGELTEPRQFNMMLKTHLGPIEDAASLTYLRPETAQGIFVNFKNVVDSMRRKVPFGIAQMGKSFRNEVTTKSFTFRSREFEQMEIEFFVKPGTDEEWYSKWVDERFNWYVKFGLKKENLRMRQHEKNELAHYAKACTDIEYQFPFGWSELEGIANRTDFDLRQHSRLSGKDIEYFDDVTNERYVPYVIEPSGGIDRSILAFLFDAYREEKVRDEKRVVLGLHKSLAPLKAAVLPLLRNRPDIVELAHKITDDLKRDLKVRYDDTASIGRLYRRQDEVGTPYCITVDVDSLADKKVTIRDRDTMKQDRIDVAGVKKYLIERLKG; this is translated from the coding sequence ATGCAGCAACCCGAACCGAAAGAACCCCAATCCGACATGATGGATAAGATCGTCTCTCTATGCAAGAGGAGGGGTTTTATCTTTCAGTCCAGCGAGATCTACGGCGGCCTGGCGGCGACATGGGACTACGGCCCGCTTGGCGCAGAACTCAAGCGCAATCTCAAAGAGGCCTGGTGGCGGTCGAACGTCTATGAACGCGATGATATCGACGGCCTGGACTGCGCTATCCTGATGAGGCCGGAAACCTGGATGGCATCGGGCCACGTATCGAATTTCGAAGACACTCTCGTGGATTGTAAATCCTGCAGGAAGCGCTTTAAGGTAGAGCATGTGACCGGCAAAAAATGCCCGGAGTGCGACGGGGAGCTCACTGAACCGCGCCAGTTCAATATGATGCTCAAAACCCACCTTGGCCCGATAGAAGACGCGGCAAGCCTGACATATCTAAGGCCTGAGACCGCTCAGGGCATCTTCGTTAACTTCAAGAACGTCGTCGATTCGATGAGGCGTAAAGTCCCTTTCGGCATAGCGCAGATGGGGAAGTCCTTCCGCAATGAAGTCACCACGAAGAGTTTTACGTTCCGTTCGCGCGAATTCGAGCAGATGGAGATAGAATTTTTCGTGAAACCCGGCACAGACGAAGAGTGGTATTCTAAATGGGTTGACGAGCGTTTTAACTGGTATGTGAAGTTCGGCCTCAAAAAAGAAAATCTGAGAATGCGCCAGCATGAAAAAAATGAGCTGGCGCACTACGCGAAGGCCTGCACCGATATCGAGTATCAGTTCCCGTTCGGCTGGTCCGAACTTGAGGGCATAGCCAATAGGACCGATTTTGACCTTAGGCAGCATAGCCGTCTCAGCGGCAAAGATATCGAATATTTCGATGATGTAACTAATGAGCGGTATGTTCCGTATGTTATCGAGCCGTCAGGCGGCATCGACCGTTCGATACTCGCGTTTCTTTTTGACGCTTATCGCGAGGAGAAGGTCAGGGATGAAAAGCGTGTCGTACTGGGCTTGCATAAAAGCCTCGCGCCATTGAAAGCGGCGGTGCTGCCGCTTCTGCGGAACCGGCCGGATATAGTCGAGCTAGCCCATAAGATCACAGACGATCTTAAGAGAGACTTGAAAGTCAGGTACGACGATACAGCTTCGATCGGCAGGCTTTACCGAAGGCAGGATGAGGTGGGGACACCTTACTGCATTACGGTCGATGTTGACAGCCTCGCAGACAAGAAAGTCACTATACGCGACCGTGATACGATGAAGCAGGATAGGATTGACGTCGCTGGCGTGAAAAAATATTTAATAGAGAGACTGAAAGGGTAA
- the recO gene encoding DNA repair protein RecO, with protein sequence MPIQKSDGILLRRQDLRETSILLTFYTRDFGKIKGIVRGVRGPRASFGGGAFELFALDEIVFYERKGGEIFTISQCDLLNYFNPIRMSLEKLSYAAYMIELLDSVTSLSDKNSEVFDLTLNSITLLEGISSYRRAARIFEIKLLSLLGLMPNLDECANCGKKAGPNPRFSLQHGGLICKECLSTDRMAVSILPGTVKFMEHIRSSSFERAAMVKVSAEVGKELERLLRRYLDYHIERRLKTVQFIKEIE encoded by the coding sequence ATGCCGATACAAAAGAGCGACGGGATCTTGCTGCGCCGTCAGGACCTGAGAGAGACCAGCATACTGCTGACTTTTTATACCAGGGACTTTGGCAAGATAAAAGGGATAGTCCGCGGCGTCAGAGGGCCGAGAGCGTCTTTTGGCGGCGGGGCCTTCGAGCTATTCGCGCTTGACGAGATAGTGTTCTATGAGAGAAAGGGAGGCGAGATATTTACCATATCTCAGTGCGACCTTTTAAATTATTTCAACCCTATCAGGATGTCGCTCGAGAAACTTTCCTATGCCGCATATATGATAGAGCTTTTGGATTCGGTCACGAGTCTCTCGGATAAAAACAGTGAGGTCTTCGACCTAACCCTAAATAGCATAACTCTTCTCGAGGGCATTTCGAGCTACAGGCGCGCCGCGCGGATATTTGAGATAAAACTCCTGAGCTTGCTCGGGCTCATGCCCAATCTGGATGAGTGCGCGAACTGCGGCAAGAAAGCCGGCCCCAATCCCAGATTCAGCCTCCAGCACGGAGGGCTCATATGTAAGGAATGCCTCTCTACCGACAGGATGGCGGTATCGATACTGCCCGGCACGGTGAAATTCATGGAGCACATACGATCGTCATCATTCGAGAGAGCGGCCATGGTGAAGGTCTCCGCCGAGGTGGGTAAAGAGCTCGAGAGGCTGCTCCGCCGATACCTCGATTACCATATAGAGCGCCGCCTGAAGACCGTCCAGTTTATCAAAGAGATCGAGTAG
- a CDS encoding diacylglycerol kinase codes for MQLQKFIESFNAAVEGFIYVLKTERNMRTHFLTALLFLLLGIYLSFSAGEIMILAITITLVLFAEMINTAIELTVDMIKKEFHPIVRIIKDVSSGAVLLTAINATIVGYILFYKKIPFSVGTQLINVRTAPWHITFIALILVFGASILGKIIFHKGTPLRGGMPSGHSAIAFAIWTIIAFFTNNSIVIILSFLMAFLIARHRVKDAVHTVWEVIAGAVLGILLATLVFQIFR; via the coding sequence ATGCAGCTGCAAAAATTTATCGAAAGTTTTAACGCCGCAGTAGAAGGCTTCATATACGTCCTTAAGACGGAGCGCAATATGAGGACGCATTTCCTGACGGCGCTCCTTTTCCTTCTTCTTGGGATATACCTCAGTTTCTCGGCCGGCGAGATAATGATACTGGCCATAACGATAACGCTGGTGCTCTTCGCCGAGATGATAAATACCGCTATCGAACTTACCGTGGATATGATAAAGAAAGAATTTCATCCGATCGTGCGCATAATAAAGGATGTCTCCTCTGGCGCGGTGCTGCTCACGGCGATAAATGCTACGATCGTCGGTTATATTCTTTTCTATAAGAAGATTCCATTCAGCGTAGGTACGCAGCTTATCAACGTCAGGACCGCCCCGTGGCATATAACTTTTATAGCGCTGATACTCGTATTCGGCGCGAGCATACTGGGAAAGATCATATTTCATAAAGGCACTCCTCTGCGCGGCGGCATGCCGTCGGGGCATTCCGCGATCGCTTTCGCCATATGGACTATCATAGCTTTCTTCACCAATAACTCCATCGTCATAATACTGTCGTTCCTGATGGCGTTCCTCATAGCGCGCCACAGAGTGAAAGACGCCGTTCATACCGTGTGGGAAGTGATAGCGGGCGCTGTGCTCGGGATCCTTCTCGCGACATTAGTGTTCCAGATATTCCGCTGA
- the ybeY gene encoding rRNA maturation RNase YbeY — translation MPRSNKIMVVNLHKSYNLNKRYARDLAAEILKIINKDRLVELELIFLDDKSIRKFNRKYKFEDRATDVLSFKIDRKDFGQKAFLGEIMISLDTALENSKLYGTGFADEIVLYIIHGVLHLFGYDDGTAVDSRRMDRKQNRILDKLCSCKNLSKVLTPQ, via the coding sequence ATGCCAAGGTCAAACAAGATAATGGTAGTAAATCTCCATAAGTCGTATAATCTAAACAAACGGTATGCGCGAGACCTGGCAGCGGAAATATTAAAGATAATCAATAAGGACCGTCTGGTGGAGCTGGAGCTGATTTTTCTGGATGATAAATCCATCAGGAAATTCAATAGAAAATATAAATTCGAGGACAGGGCGACAGACGTATTGAGTTTTAAGATCGATAGAAAAGATTTCGGGCAGAAAGCCTTTCTGGGCGAGATAATGATATCCCTGGATACGGCTCTTGAAAATTCAAAGCTCTATGGCACTGGCTTTGCTGATGAGATCGTGCTCTACATTATACATGGCGTACTGCACCTGTTCGGCTATGATGACGGTACGGCCGTAGACAGCCGCAGGATGGATAGAAAACAGAACCGGATATTGGATAAATTATGCAGCTGCAAAAATTTATCGAAAGTTTTAACGCCGCAGTAG
- the aspS gene encoding aspartate--tRNA ligase: MLRTHTCGELKAKNIGETSTLCGWVGARRDHGNLIFIDIRDGYGLTQVVFNPKLNAELHKKSEELRSEFVIRVSGKIERRPAGTENPKLPTGQIELAAESLEILNKANTTPFEITDDASVTEESRLKYRYLDLRRGPMQRNLRLRHKVCKSARDYFDERNFVEVETPILTKSTPEGARDYLVPSRVNPGMFYALPQSPQLFKQILMVASFDRYFQIAKCFRDEDLRADRQPEFTQFDIEMSFVTEDDVYELSEGLMKKLFKDAIGIELKTPFPRLKYADSIARYGCDKPDIRFGLELVEITDIVKDCQFKIFRDVAGKLGKVIAINAKGCASYSRSQVDELIEFVKEYGAKGLANFKCEASGLVSQIDKFFSKEELEAIRIALNASDGDMIFIVADKKKIAYDAMSNLRKLLGKRLGLIDEKRFEFLWVTDFPLFQYSEEDKRWVSEHHPFTSVHPDDMRLLEKGESLDKVRSRSYDLVINGTEIGSGSIRIHDRQMQELIFKTIGIDEDEANLRFGFLLDAFKYGAPPHGGVAFGLDRLMTLFVGCDSIRDVIAFPKTQKAFCPMTNAPSGVDEKQLNELNIKIKR, from the coding sequence ATGTTAAGGACGCATACCTGCGGCGAGCTTAAAGCTAAGAACATAGGTGAGACTTCTACGCTTTGCGGCTGGGTCGGCGCAAGACGCGATCATGGCAACCTGATATTTATAGATATCCGTGACGGATACGGTCTGACTCAGGTGGTTTTTAATCCTAAGCTTAATGCGGAACTGCACAAAAAATCGGAAGAGCTGAGGTCCGAATTCGTTATAAGGGTGAGCGGCAAGATCGAGAGAAGGCCCGCCGGCACGGAGAACCCGAAGCTTCCGACGGGCCAGATCGAGCTAGCCGCCGAATCACTCGAGATCCTGAATAAGGCGAACACTACGCCGTTCGAGATAACGGATGACGCATCCGTCACTGAAGAGAGCCGGTTGAAATACAGATATCTGGATCTGAGGCGCGGCCCTATGCAGAGGAACCTCAGGCTCAGACATAAGGTCTGTAAATCCGCGCGCGACTATTTTGACGAAAGAAATTTTGTAGAAGTGGAGACCCCGATACTTACCAAATCCACGCCTGAGGGCGCAAGGGACTATCTGGTGCCCTCGAGAGTGAACCCGGGCATGTTCTACGCGCTGCCCCAGTCGCCGCAGTTATTTAAACAGATACTAATGGTCGCCTCGTTCGATCGCTATTTTCAGATAGCAAAGTGTTTTCGGGACGAGGACTTGAGGGCCGACAGGCAGCCTGAATTCACCCAGTTCGATATAGAGATGTCATTTGTCACGGAAGATGACGTCTATGAGCTCTCGGAAGGGTTGATGAAAAAACTCTTTAAAGACGCGATAGGCATCGAGCTGAAGACCCCGTTTCCGAGGCTGAAATACGCGGATTCTATCGCAAGATACGGCTGCGACAAGCCCGATATAAGGTTTGGGCTCGAGCTGGTCGAGATAACGGATATAGTTAAAGATTGCCAGTTCAAGATATTCCGGGATGTTGCGGGTAAACTTGGTAAGGTCATTGCCATAAACGCCAAAGGATGCGCTTCATATTCCCGCTCTCAGGTGGATGAATTGATAGAATTTGTAAAAGAGTATGGCGCGAAAGGGCTCGCAAACTTCAAATGTGAAGCGTCAGGCCTCGTATCCCAGATCGATAAGTTCTTCTCGAAAGAAGAGCTGGAAGCTATAAGGATTGCGCTCAATGCTTCCGACGGCGACATGATATTCATCGTTGCCGATAAGAAGAAGATCGCATACGATGCAATGTCGAATCTGCGCAAGCTTCTTGGCAAGCGGCTGGGGCTTATAGACGAGAAGAGGTTCGAGTTCCTATGGGTCACTGACTTCCCGCTTTTTCAGTATAGCGAGGAAGACAAAAGATGGGTATCCGAGCACCACCCATTCACATCGGTCCACCCGGATGATATGAGACTGCTCGAAAAGGGCGAGTCGCTGGATAAAGTGAGATCGCGCTCGTACGATCTCGTCATCAACGGCACCGAGATAGGTTCCGGCAGTATAAGGATACATGACAGGCAGATGCAGGAACTGATATTCAAAACGATAGGTATCGATGAAGACGAGGCGAATTTAAGGTTCGGCTTCCTTCTCGACGCGTTCAAATACGGCGCTCCGCCTCACGGCGGCGTGGCGTTCGGCCTTGACCGCCTGATGACATTATTTGTCGGCTGCGATTCGATACGGGATGTTATAGCTTTCCCGAAGACGCAGAAGGCCTTCTGTCCGATGACGAACGCCCCTTCCGGCGTTGATGAGAAGCAGCTCAACGAACTTAATATCAAGATAAAGAGATAA
- the hisS gene encoding histidine--tRNA ligase encodes MEYKSVRGMEDMLPQDAWIWHDIEAAARREFESSGYSEIRTPILEDTSVFVRGIGETTDIVTKEMFTFPDRKERSLTMRPEGTAPIVRAYIEHALLREASISRLYYIGPMFRAERPQKGRLRQFFQIGAEVIGSNSPFADIEAIAQINNLMKRFALKGFNIKLNTLGCKADKAKFAQNLKNYLSGKSSQLCDDCRSRMEKNVLRVLDCKNPGCKEIVKDAPNVIESLCDGCRGHFEKVKGNLTALGIKFEETKNLVRGLDYYTGTVFEITHPSLGGQDAIGAGGRYDNLVKDMGGADVGAVGYALGIERMIIALKAEGRSPEPGNIIYIATMGDAAKLEGIKIAQKLRDGVGRENITVLTDIGETSLKSQLRSADKNKAKIVIMIGEDELKQGKATVKDMSGKEPQAMVSMGSIVEEVRKALC; translated from the coding sequence TTGGAATACAAGTCCGTGCGAGGGATGGAGGATATGCTGCCTCAGGATGCGTGGATCTGGCACGATATAGAGGCCGCGGCCCGTCGGGAGTTTGAGTCCTCAGGATATTCCGAGATACGAACGCCGATATTGGAGGATACCTCTGTCTTCGTGCGCGGCATCGGCGAGACCACCGATATAGTTACGAAGGAGATGTTTACTTTCCCGGACAGGAAAGAGCGCTCTCTCACGATGAGACCCGAAGGTACCGCGCCCATAGTCAGGGCCTACATTGAACATGCTCTCCTGCGCGAGGCGTCGATCAGCAGGCTATATTATATAGGCCCGATGTTCAGGGCCGAGCGCCCGCAAAAAGGGCGCTTGAGGCAATTCTTCCAGATAGGCGCCGAAGTGATAGGTTCGAATTCCCCTTTTGCCGACATAGAAGCCATAGCGCAGATCAATAATTTGATGAAGAGGTTTGCCCTAAAAGGCTTTAATATAAAATTGAATACGCTCGGTTGTAAAGCCGATAAGGCCAAATTCGCGCAGAACCTTAAGAACTACCTGAGCGGTAAGAGCTCGCAGCTCTGCGACGACTGCAGGTCAAGGATGGAAAAGAATGTGCTCAGGGTGCTCGATTGTAAAAATCCGGGGTGCAAAGAGATTGTGAAGGATGCCCCGAACGTCATCGAGAGCCTCTGCGACGGTTGCAGGGGGCATTTTGAAAAAGTTAAAGGCAACCTTACGGCGCTCGGAATAAAATTTGAGGAAACTAAGAATCTCGTCAGGGGGCTGGATTACTATACGGGGACCGTCTTCGAGATCACGCATCCGTCTTTGGGCGGTCAGGACGCGATAGGCGCCGGCGGAAGATACGACAATCTGGTGAAGGATATGGGCGGGGCGGACGTCGGCGCGGTAGGCTATGCTCTCGGTATCGAAAGGATGATCATAGCGCTAAAGGCCGAAGGCCGGAGCCCGGAACCCGGGAATATAATATATATAGCGACGATGGGAGACGCGGCAAAGCTAGAGGGAATAAAGATCGCGCAAAAGCTTAGGGATGGAGTGGGTCGGGAAAATATAACGGTGCTTACGGACATCGGCGAGACATCTTTAAAATCGCAGCTCCGGAGCGCGGATAAGAATAAAGCAAAGATCGTTATTATGATAGGGGAGGATGAATTGAAACAGGGCAAAGCGACTGTAAAAGACATGAGCGGTAAGGAGCCTCAGGCGATGGTCAGCATGGGTTCTATTGTCGAGGAAGTGAGAAAGGCTTTATGTTAA
- a CDS encoding integration host factor subunit beta, which produces MTKKEIVLKISEETNIKQIDVKVVVQRMLDHIVAALANGETVELRNFGVFKVKSRRSRIGRNPKTGAVVPIPERKVVSFKVGMVMKKKVK; this is translated from the coding sequence ATGACAAAAAAAGAGATAGTGCTGAAGATATCGGAAGAGACGAATATTAAGCAGATCGATGTGAAGGTGGTGGTGCAGAGAATGCTCGATCACATAGTCGCGGCTCTTGCGAACGGCGAGACGGTGGAACTGAGGAATTTTGGGGTCTTCAAAGTGAAATCGAGAAGGTCGAGGATAGGAAGGAACCCGAAAACAGGCGCGGTGGTGCCGATACCGGAGAGAAAGGTCGTATCCTTTAAGGTCGGCATGGTTATGAAGAAGAAGGTTAAGTAG